Proteins encoded within one genomic window of Drosophila willistoni isolate 14030-0811.24 chromosome XL unlocalized genomic scaffold, UCI_dwil_1.1 Seg141, whole genome shotgun sequence:
- the LOC6641437 gene encoding small G protein signaling modulator 1 isoform X2 — MDYKERLIASVKKEVKQLMEEAVTKKYVHEESSSVTSLCGAVEACLSQGLRRRALGLFKTSSTTALLHKIAKMCPEAEHISKMVQQIEANDPNKRSSSSSESFNRPPMLKKSSSNSMSTSSATTGVGTGATVTTTSTTSVSISASNSSLSLAGMKYLWIRLALYEKRLTKIIEYLVSNASSYYDRDSLVADPDYGSILSSLLVGPCALEFTRAKTADHYWTDPHADELVQRHRISSCRRSSSTCSRPPIINFKRSLNTSSDEASSCSFKSMASVSVAKDYVESLHQNAKATLLYGKNNVHVLPKDVAEPMPGYLSLHQHIQTLTIKWTPNQLMNGYNESQQQQQQQQQHQQQSQQSQEELDDIDKDAFWAYALNINVDDIVYVHCHQSRGEDSGGTVILVGQDGVQRPPIHFPEGGHMQQFLSCLETGLLPHGQLDPPLWSQRGIGKMFLWPKSMRRRILPSVMESVDETPIDYVFRIVSKSRHEEFAATHSILDFVRSTPRRAQLSSCSTTGSSDCSNKSLSIDQYPLESPHLLQQQHAQNTSIEMVCSTMRRQIISRAFYGWLAYCRHLSTVRTHLSGLVHGRITPEMKADEEGLTKERWLQLNANGILENATEFYRLVYFGGVQPELRQEVWPYLLGHYAFGSTAEERQKQDETCKHYYETTMSEWLAVDAIVQQREKEKTARAVAKLSSGSNSGNERTVRAADVDGIGSGPGGELENEVFEDISDISDPGDLEFDDEQQQQQQQQKQQQKELLAQQQQQENPISSMHLSVKPIPRAMKTSTDSGHVDEGEGLDDLDLDEETQPPPLPRQQDKEQPPSCSTSSSYETVGGGLPGAPPVASILSPEYLSADDLPSQLAEDDNETETEAKVVIITNASVDLATNWVDRGPKAPSTSDQILPPLAEQPPAEGGNLDAPKSACASPASSNGGVYSSELLEQFGLNLHRIEKDVQRCDRNYWYFANENLDKLRNVISTYVWEHLDVGYMQGMCDLVAPLLVIFDDEAMSYSCFCKLMERMIENFPSGGAMDMHFANMRSLIQILDSEMYDLMDSNGDYTHFYFCYRWFLLDFKRELVYDDVFATWEVIWAAKHIASANFVLFLALALLETYRDIILSNSMDFTDVIKFFNEMAERHNAQAVLQLARSLVLQLQMIIENK; from the exons ATGGACTACAAGGAGCGACTGATAGCGAGCGTTAAGAAGGAGGTTAAACAGCTTATGGAGGAGGCGGTGACCAAGAAATATGTACACGAGGAGAGCAGCTCGGTGACCTCGCTGTGCGGTGCTGTTGAGGCATGTCTCAGTCAAGGATTACGACGCCGGGCATTGGGTCTATTTAAGACCTCATCGACTACGGCATTACTGCACAAGATAGCTAAAATGTGCCCTGAAGCGGAGCACATAAGCAAAATGGTACAACAAATCGAGGCAAATGATCCGAATAAGCGTTCCTCATCGAGCAGTGAAAGCTTCAATAGGCCACCCATGCTGAAGAAGAGCAGTAGCAATTCCATGTCTACTAGCTCCGCCACCACGGGAGTGGGAACGGGGGCGACAGTAACCACTACATCCACTACATCGGTCTCAATTAGTGCCAGCAATTCGAGTTTATCCTTGGCTGGCATGAA ATATCTGTGGATACGTCTGGCTCTTTATGAGAAGCGTCTGACCAAGATCATTGAGTATCTGGTGAGCAATGCCAGCAGCTATTATGATCGCGACTCATTGGTGGCCGATCCCGATTATGGTTCCatattgagctccctgctagTGGGTCCTTGTGCTCTGGAATTCACACGTGCCAAGACGGCCGATCATTATTGGACAGATCCACATGCGGATGAGTTGGTGCAACGTCATCGCATTAGCTCCTGTCGCCGCTCCTCTTCGACCTGCTCCCGACCGCCGATAATCAATTTTAAGCGCAGTCTCAACACCAGCTCCGATGAGGCCAGCAGCTGTTCGTTCAAATCAATGGCCTCGGTATCGGTGGCCAAGGATTATGTCGAGTCACTGCATCAGAATGCCAAGGCCACTCTGCTCTATGGCAAGAATAATGTACATGTTCTGCCCAAAGATGTGGCCGAGCCAATGCCGGGTTATTTGAGTCTGCATCAGCACATACAAACCTTGACAATCAAATGGACTCCGAATCAATTGATGAACGGTTACAACGAAtcccaacagcagcagcagcagcagcagcagcaccagcagcaatCCCAGCAATCCCAGGAGGAGCTGGATGACATCGATAAGGATGCATTTTGGGCATATGCCCTCAATATCAATGTCGATGACATTGTCTATGTGCATTGCCATCAAAGTCGGGGCGAGGACAGCGGCGGAACGGTCATCTTGGTGGGTCAGGATGGTGTCCAAAGGCCACCCATACATTTTCCCGAAGGTGGCCACATGCAGCAGTTCTTGAGTTGCCTGGAGACGGGTCTGTTGCCACATGGCCAACTGGACCCACCGCTGTGGTCACAGCGTGGCATTGGCAAGATGTTCCTTTGGCCAAAGAGTATGCGGCGACGCATATTGCCATCGGTTATGGAATCCGTGGACGAGACACCCATCGATTATGTCTTTCGCATTGTGAGCAAGAGTCGTCACGAGGAATTTG CTGCCACCCATTCCATACTCGATTTCGTGCGCAGCACTCCGCGTCGCGCTCAACTGAGCAGCTGTTCGACAACTGGCAGCAGTGACTGTTCGAACAAGAGCCTCTCGATCGATCAATATCCCTTGGAGTCGCCGCATTTGCTGCAACAGCAGCATGCCCAGAACACTAGCATCGAGATGGTCTGCTCTACCATGCGTCGCCAGATAATATCGCGAGCCTTTTACGGCTGGTTGGCCTATTGTCGTCATCTATCCACAGTGCGTACCCACTTGTCGGGCCTGGTGCACGGCCGTATCACACCAGAAA TGAAAGCCGATGAGGAGGGCCTGACCAAAGAGCGCTGGCTCCAATTGAATGCGAATGGGATTTTGGAAAATGCTACCGAATTCTATCGCCTGGTTTACTTTGGCGGTGTCCAGCCGGAGTTGCGTCAAGAGGTGTGGCCCTATCTGTTGGGCCACTATGCCTTCGGTTCGACCGCCGAGGAGCGCCAGAAGCAGGATGAGACCTGCAAGCACTACTACGAGACAACCATGAGTGAATGGCTGGCAGTGGATGCCATTGTCCAGCAGAGGGAAAAGGAGAAAACAGCCAGGGCAGTGGCCAAACTCAGTTCGGGCAGTAATAGTGGCAATGAGAGAACTGTACGAGCAGCGGATGTCGATGGCATTGGCAGTGGGCCAGGTGGGGAACTGGAGAATGAAGTATTTGAGGATATATCGGATATATCAGATCCCGGAGATCTTGAATTCGACGatgagcagcaacagcaacagcaacaacagaaacaacaacaaaaggaaCTGCTAgcgcagcagcaacaacaggaGAATCCAATTAGCTCAATGCATTTGAGTGTGAAGCCCATCCCCAGAGCCATGAAAACGAGCACAGATTCGGGTCATGTGGACGAGGGTGAAGGTTTGGATGATTTGGATCTGGATGAGGAGACGCAACCGCCTCCCCTACCCAGGCAGCAGGACAAGGAACAGCCACCCAGTTGCTCAACATCGTCATCCTATGAGACAGTGGGCGGAGGATTACCGGGTGCACCTCCAGTTGCCAGTATCTTGAGTCCCGAATATCTAAGTGCAGATGATTTGCCATCTCAGTTGGCCGAAGACGACAACGAGACCGAAACTGAGGCCAAAGTCGTCATCATAACCAATGCCTCTGTGGACTTGGCCACCAATTGGGTTGATCGTGGTCCTAAAGCGCCATCGACAAGTGACCAAATATTGCCTCCTCTCGCCGAACAACCTCCAGCCGAGGGAGGCAATCTGGATGCACCCAAATCAGCTTGCGCCTCACCAGCTAGCTCCAATGGTGGTGTCTATAGT AGCGAACTGTTGGAACAATTTGGCCTCAATTTGCATCGCATCGAGAAGGATGTGCAGCGTTGTGATCGCAATTATTGGTATTTTGCCAACGAGAATCTCGACAAGCTGCGAAACGTCATCTCCACCTATGTGTGGGAGCATCTGGATGTGGGTTATATGCAGGGCATGTGTGATCTCGTTGCCCCCCTCCTAGTCATCTTCGATGATGAGGCAATGAGCTACAGTTGCTTCTGTAAGCTCATGGAGCGTATGATTGAGAATTTTCCCAGTGGTGGTGCCATGGATATGCATTTTGCCAATATGCG CTCTCTAATACAAATTCTCGACTCGGAAATGTATGATCTGATGGACTCGAATGGCGATTATACGCATTTCTATTTCTGCTATCGCTGGTTCCTATTGGACTTTAAGCGCGAATTGGTCTACGATGATGTCTTTGCCACCTGGGAGGTAATTTGGGCAGCCAAACACATAGCCTCGGCCAATTTTGTTCTATTCCTGGCATTGGCTCTATTGGAAACCTATCGCGATATAATTCTATCGAATAGCATGGACTTTACCGATGTCATTAAGTTTTTCAATG AAATGGCCGAACGTCATAATGCCCAGGCCGTGTTACAATTGGCAAGGAGTTTGGTGCTGCAATTGCAAATGatcatagaaaataaatag
- the LOC6641436 gene encoding glutathione S-transferase theta-1, with protein sequence MSPSRLASILGLTNSDDNDDKNWLEQAVATNRRRGFPQRQKTTSTTSTTSTLSMSTAAPGPGPAPAPSPVHYYYDLMSQPSRALFIIFRLSGMPFQDCVVALRNGEHLTDEYKTNINRFQRVPCINDNGYKLAESVAILRYLSAKGKIPEHLYPKYFVDQARVDEFLEWQHMTLRITCALYFRTVWLEPLLTGRTPKEDKIEKLRMQMELNLDVIEDVWLQNSDFVSGSTLTAADIFAACEIEQTRMADYDVRIKYPKIRAWLKRVRQTCNPHYDVAHEFVYKISGTGPQAKL encoded by the exons ATGTCGCCATCACGTTTAGCCAGCATTTTGGGTCTTACCAACAGCGATGACAACGATGACAAGAATTGGCTAGAACAGGCCGTTGCCACAAATAGGCGGAGAGGAT TTCCCCAGAGACAGAAGACAACCAGCACAACCAGCACAACCAGCACGTTAAGCATGTCGACAGCAGCTCCCGGTCCAGGACCAGCTCCGGCTCCAAGTCCTGTGCATTACTACTACGACTTGATGTCACAGCCCTCGAGGGCTTTGTTTATCATCTTCCGCTTAAGTGGCATGCCATTCCAGGATTGTGTGGTCGCTTTAAGAAACG GTGAACACTTGACCGATGAGTACAAAACGAACATAAATCGCTTCCAGCGTGTTCCCTGCATCAATGACAATGGCTACAAGCTGGCCGAGAGTGTGGCCATTCTAAGATATTTGAGTGCCAAGGGCAAGATACCCGAGCATCTGTATCCCAAATACTTTGTGGATCAGGCTCGGGTCGATGAGTTCCTCGAATGGCAGCACATGACCCTGAGAATAACCTGTGCCCTCTACTTTCGCACTGTTTGGCTGGAGCCCTTACTGACGGGTCGCACGCCGAAAGAGGATAAGATTGAGAAGCTGCGCATGCAAATGGAACTCAATCTGGATGTCATTGAGGATGTGTGGCTACAGAATAGTGACTTCGTGTCAGGATCCACCCTAACAGCGGCTGATATATTCGCTGCTTGTGAAATTGAACAGACAC GCATGGCCGACTATGATGTCCGCATCAAGTATCCCAAGATACGGGCCTGGCTGAAACGTGTCCGCCAAACGTGCAATCCGCATTATGATGTTGCCCACGAGTTTGTCTACAAGATCTCGGGAACGGGACCACAAGCCAAACTCTAA
- the LOC6641437 gene encoding small G protein signaling modulator 1 isoform X1 produces the protein MKMVQTTADGSMDYKERLIASVKKEVKQLMEEAVTKKYVHEESSSVTSLCGAVEACLSQGLRRRALGLFKTSSTTALLHKIAKMCPEAEHISKMVQQIEANDPNKRSSSSSESFNRPPMLKKSSSNSMSTSSATTGVGTGATVTTTSTTSVSISASNSSLSLAGMKYLWIRLALYEKRLTKIIEYLVSNASSYYDRDSLVADPDYGSILSSLLVGPCALEFTRAKTADHYWTDPHADELVQRHRISSCRRSSSTCSRPPIINFKRSLNTSSDEASSCSFKSMASVSVAKDYVESLHQNAKATLLYGKNNVHVLPKDVAEPMPGYLSLHQHIQTLTIKWTPNQLMNGYNESQQQQQQQQQHQQQSQQSQEELDDIDKDAFWAYALNINVDDIVYVHCHQSRGEDSGGTVILVGQDGVQRPPIHFPEGGHMQQFLSCLETGLLPHGQLDPPLWSQRGIGKMFLWPKSMRRRILPSVMESVDETPIDYVFRIVSKSRHEEFAATHSILDFVRSTPRRAQLSSCSTTGSSDCSNKSLSIDQYPLESPHLLQQQHAQNTSIEMVCSTMRRQIISRAFYGWLAYCRHLSTVRTHLSGLVHGRITPEMKADEEGLTKERWLQLNANGILENATEFYRLVYFGGVQPELRQEVWPYLLGHYAFGSTAEERQKQDETCKHYYETTMSEWLAVDAIVQQREKEKTARAVAKLSSGSNSGNERTVRAADVDGIGSGPGGELENEVFEDISDISDPGDLEFDDEQQQQQQQQKQQQKELLAQQQQQENPISSMHLSVKPIPRAMKTSTDSGHVDEGEGLDDLDLDEETQPPPLPRQQDKEQPPSCSTSSSYETVGGGLPGAPPVASILSPEYLSADDLPSQLAEDDNETETEAKVVIITNASVDLATNWVDRGPKAPSTSDQILPPLAEQPPAEGGNLDAPKSACASPASSNGGVYSSELLEQFGLNLHRIEKDVQRCDRNYWYFANENLDKLRNVISTYVWEHLDVGYMQGMCDLVAPLLVIFDDEAMSYSCFCKLMERMIENFPSGGAMDMHFANMRSLIQILDSEMYDLMDSNGDYTHFYFCYRWFLLDFKRELVYDDVFATWEVIWAAKHIASANFVLFLALALLETYRDIILSNSMDFTDVIKFFNEMAERHNAQAVLQLARSLVLQLQMIIENK, from the exons ATGGCAGCATGGACTACAAGGAGCGACTGATAGCGAGCGTTAAGAAGGAGGTTAAACAGCTTATGGAGGAGGCGGTGACCAAGAAATATGTACACGAGGAGAGCAGCTCGGTGACCTCGCTGTGCGGTGCTGTTGAGGCATGTCTCAGTCAAGGATTACGACGCCGGGCATTGGGTCTATTTAAGACCTCATCGACTACGGCATTACTGCACAAGATAGCTAAAATGTGCCCTGAAGCGGAGCACATAAGCAAAATGGTACAACAAATCGAGGCAAATGATCCGAATAAGCGTTCCTCATCGAGCAGTGAAAGCTTCAATAGGCCACCCATGCTGAAGAAGAGCAGTAGCAATTCCATGTCTACTAGCTCCGCCACCACGGGAGTGGGAACGGGGGCGACAGTAACCACTACATCCACTACATCGGTCTCAATTAGTGCCAGCAATTCGAGTTTATCCTTGGCTGGCATGAA ATATCTGTGGATACGTCTGGCTCTTTATGAGAAGCGTCTGACCAAGATCATTGAGTATCTGGTGAGCAATGCCAGCAGCTATTATGATCGCGACTCATTGGTGGCCGATCCCGATTATGGTTCCatattgagctccctgctagTGGGTCCTTGTGCTCTGGAATTCACACGTGCCAAGACGGCCGATCATTATTGGACAGATCCACATGCGGATGAGTTGGTGCAACGTCATCGCATTAGCTCCTGTCGCCGCTCCTCTTCGACCTGCTCCCGACCGCCGATAATCAATTTTAAGCGCAGTCTCAACACCAGCTCCGATGAGGCCAGCAGCTGTTCGTTCAAATCAATGGCCTCGGTATCGGTGGCCAAGGATTATGTCGAGTCACTGCATCAGAATGCCAAGGCCACTCTGCTCTATGGCAAGAATAATGTACATGTTCTGCCCAAAGATGTGGCCGAGCCAATGCCGGGTTATTTGAGTCTGCATCAGCACATACAAACCTTGACAATCAAATGGACTCCGAATCAATTGATGAACGGTTACAACGAAtcccaacagcagcagcagcagcagcagcagcaccagcagcaatCCCAGCAATCCCAGGAGGAGCTGGATGACATCGATAAGGATGCATTTTGGGCATATGCCCTCAATATCAATGTCGATGACATTGTCTATGTGCATTGCCATCAAAGTCGGGGCGAGGACAGCGGCGGAACGGTCATCTTGGTGGGTCAGGATGGTGTCCAAAGGCCACCCATACATTTTCCCGAAGGTGGCCACATGCAGCAGTTCTTGAGTTGCCTGGAGACGGGTCTGTTGCCACATGGCCAACTGGACCCACCGCTGTGGTCACAGCGTGGCATTGGCAAGATGTTCCTTTGGCCAAAGAGTATGCGGCGACGCATATTGCCATCGGTTATGGAATCCGTGGACGAGACACCCATCGATTATGTCTTTCGCATTGTGAGCAAGAGTCGTCACGAGGAATTTG CTGCCACCCATTCCATACTCGATTTCGTGCGCAGCACTCCGCGTCGCGCTCAACTGAGCAGCTGTTCGACAACTGGCAGCAGTGACTGTTCGAACAAGAGCCTCTCGATCGATCAATATCCCTTGGAGTCGCCGCATTTGCTGCAACAGCAGCATGCCCAGAACACTAGCATCGAGATGGTCTGCTCTACCATGCGTCGCCAGATAATATCGCGAGCCTTTTACGGCTGGTTGGCCTATTGTCGTCATCTATCCACAGTGCGTACCCACTTGTCGGGCCTGGTGCACGGCCGTATCACACCAGAAA TGAAAGCCGATGAGGAGGGCCTGACCAAAGAGCGCTGGCTCCAATTGAATGCGAATGGGATTTTGGAAAATGCTACCGAATTCTATCGCCTGGTTTACTTTGGCGGTGTCCAGCCGGAGTTGCGTCAAGAGGTGTGGCCCTATCTGTTGGGCCACTATGCCTTCGGTTCGACCGCCGAGGAGCGCCAGAAGCAGGATGAGACCTGCAAGCACTACTACGAGACAACCATGAGTGAATGGCTGGCAGTGGATGCCATTGTCCAGCAGAGGGAAAAGGAGAAAACAGCCAGGGCAGTGGCCAAACTCAGTTCGGGCAGTAATAGTGGCAATGAGAGAACTGTACGAGCAGCGGATGTCGATGGCATTGGCAGTGGGCCAGGTGGGGAACTGGAGAATGAAGTATTTGAGGATATATCGGATATATCAGATCCCGGAGATCTTGAATTCGACGatgagcagcaacagcaacagcaacaacagaaacaacaacaaaaggaaCTGCTAgcgcagcagcaacaacaggaGAATCCAATTAGCTCAATGCATTTGAGTGTGAAGCCCATCCCCAGAGCCATGAAAACGAGCACAGATTCGGGTCATGTGGACGAGGGTGAAGGTTTGGATGATTTGGATCTGGATGAGGAGACGCAACCGCCTCCCCTACCCAGGCAGCAGGACAAGGAACAGCCACCCAGTTGCTCAACATCGTCATCCTATGAGACAGTGGGCGGAGGATTACCGGGTGCACCTCCAGTTGCCAGTATCTTGAGTCCCGAATATCTAAGTGCAGATGATTTGCCATCTCAGTTGGCCGAAGACGACAACGAGACCGAAACTGAGGCCAAAGTCGTCATCATAACCAATGCCTCTGTGGACTTGGCCACCAATTGGGTTGATCGTGGTCCTAAAGCGCCATCGACAAGTGACCAAATATTGCCTCCTCTCGCCGAACAACCTCCAGCCGAGGGAGGCAATCTGGATGCACCCAAATCAGCTTGCGCCTCACCAGCTAGCTCCAATGGTGGTGTCTATAGT AGCGAACTGTTGGAACAATTTGGCCTCAATTTGCATCGCATCGAGAAGGATGTGCAGCGTTGTGATCGCAATTATTGGTATTTTGCCAACGAGAATCTCGACAAGCTGCGAAACGTCATCTCCACCTATGTGTGGGAGCATCTGGATGTGGGTTATATGCAGGGCATGTGTGATCTCGTTGCCCCCCTCCTAGTCATCTTCGATGATGAGGCAATGAGCTACAGTTGCTTCTGTAAGCTCATGGAGCGTATGATTGAGAATTTTCCCAGTGGTGGTGCCATGGATATGCATTTTGCCAATATGCG CTCTCTAATACAAATTCTCGACTCGGAAATGTATGATCTGATGGACTCGAATGGCGATTATACGCATTTCTATTTCTGCTATCGCTGGTTCCTATTGGACTTTAAGCGCGAATTGGTCTACGATGATGTCTTTGCCACCTGGGAGGTAATTTGGGCAGCCAAACACATAGCCTCGGCCAATTTTGTTCTATTCCTGGCATTGGCTCTATTGGAAACCTATCGCGATATAATTCTATCGAATAGCATGGACTTTACCGATGTCATTAAGTTTTTCAATG AAATGGCCGAACGTCATAATGCCCAGGCCGTGTTACAATTGGCAAGGAGTTTGGTGCTGCAATTGCAAATGatcatagaaaataaatag